A window from Candidatus Gracilibacteria bacterium encodes these proteins:
- a CDS encoding NAD(P)/FAD-dependent oxidoreductase, translating into MKIAIIGGGAAGMMAAAAVLESGAEHEVFLIEKNASLGQKVIISGGGRCNVTTGFSDLSLIAQRYPRGEKFLQSAFYRFSPELVREWFEAHGVPLKKEEDGRIFPVSNNGKDIVGVFETLFKNQKIKIQFKCELKKIEKQGLQFNLSFSDAKTLLVDKLILTTGGQAYRHTGSTGDGYAFAESLGHTITALAPSLNSFILSEPWIKTLAGVALKKAQLTVKRTKKIDWSGPLLFTHKGITGPAVFALSSLVAFEEYNAKNPLEIRLDLVPDLSLEALEKTLQAELQKNPKKQVRNLSFPFPKSLASALCDQLQIPEGKISAELSKKDFNRLINIFKNLSLHAIARGAGDEFVTAGGVDTDEVNPRTMESKICPGLYFAGEILNVDGFTGGYNLQCAWATGKLAGQSASGTINSSTVK; encoded by the coding sequence ATGAAAATAGCAATCATTGGTGGTGGGGCGGCAGGAATGATGGCGGCCGCCGCCGTCCTGGAGTCCGGTGCGGAGCACGAAGTCTTCCTTATTGAAAAGAACGCGAGCTTGGGGCAAAAAGTCATCATCTCCGGCGGCGGCCGCTGCAATGTCACCACCGGTTTTTCAGATTTAAGCCTCATCGCGCAGCGCTACCCAAGGGGAGAAAAATTTTTACAATCCGCTTTTTACAGATTTTCACCCGAGCTCGTCCGCGAATGGTTTGAAGCGCATGGAGTTCCGCTTAAAAAAGAAGAAGATGGGCGAATATTTCCGGTTTCCAACAATGGAAAAGATATTGTGGGCGTCTTCGAAACTCTTTTCAAAAATCAAAAAATCAAGATTCAGTTTAAATGTGAACTCAAAAAAATAGAGAAACAGGGTTTGCAATTTAATCTGTCGTTTTCAGACGCAAAAACACTCTTGGTCGATAAACTTATTCTCACCACCGGAGGACAGGCCTATAGGCACACAGGGTCAACGGGGGATGGCTATGCGTTTGCCGAAAGTCTTGGCCACACAATCACCGCGCTTGCGCCAAGTCTCAACTCTTTTATTTTGTCAGAGCCATGGATCAAGACTTTAGCAGGAGTGGCCTTGAAAAAAGCCCAACTCACCGTGAAGCGCACAAAAAAAATAGACTGGTCCGGCCCCCTGCTTTTTACCCATAAAGGCATCACAGGTCCCGCCGTTTTCGCTCTATCCTCTCTGGTGGCCTTTGAGGAGTACAACGCAAAAAATCCGCTCGAAATTCGCTTAGATCTTGTCCCAGACCTTAGTCTTGAAGCTCTGGAAAAAACACTGCAGGCAGAGCTACAAAAAAATCCAAAAAAACAAGTTCGAAATCTCTCTTTCCCCTTCCCAAAATCACTCGCCAGTGCGCTCTGTGATCAACTGCAAATTCCCGAAGGAAAAATCAGCGCAGAACTCAGTAAAAAAGATTTCAATCGTCTCATCAATATCTTTAAAAATCTTTCACTTCACGCCATTGCTCGCGGAGCCGGAGACGAATTTGTAACGGCGGGAGGAGTAGACACCGATGAAGTGAATCCTCGCACCATGGAATCCAAAATTTGTCCGGGGCTCTACTTCGCCGGAGAAATCTTAAATGTGGATGGGTTTACGGGTGGCTACAACCTTCAGTGCGCTTGGGCCACCGGAAAACTTGCAGGCCAGAGTGCTTCAGGTACAATAAACTCAAGCACGGTAAAATAA
- a CDS encoding nucleotidyltransferase domain-containing protein, giving the protein MINEKISQIFTDIAEMLEVLGENPFRVRAYQRAAEVIKGFGKDLEVLCKTDEKELEAIPGIGVDLRLKIKEIVETGKAQMHEDLKKKVGPGILDMLHVRGIGPKKVKLFMEQLDIRSVAALKAAAESGALATLPGMGEKSQAGILESLAQMTHLKERVPYAFALKEAKEVLTYLGTSPHFEQAQYAGSLRRKMKTIGDIDILATGKNVPQMMEFFLAYPRVKQVLAAGDTKCSVVLDSEMQVDLRVVEPESFGAALFYFTGPKHFNILVRTIALKRGWKINEYGLYDGEKNLASRTEEEIFEKLGLPYLTPDQREDFK; this is encoded by the coding sequence ATGATCAACGAAAAGATTTCTCAAATTTTCACCGATATCGCCGAAATGCTGGAAGTGCTGGGCGAGAATCCTTTTCGAGTTCGAGCGTATCAACGCGCGGCGGAAGTGATCAAAGGCTTTGGGAAGGATCTGGAAGTCCTCTGCAAAACGGATGAGAAGGAACTTGAAGCTATTCCGGGCATCGGCGTCGACCTGAGGCTCAAAATTAAAGAGATTGTGGAAACCGGCAAAGCCCAAATGCATGAAGATCTTAAAAAGAAGGTTGGCCCCGGCATTTTGGACATGCTGCATGTGAGGGGCATCGGGCCCAAAAAAGTGAAGCTTTTTATGGAACAACTGGATATTCGCAGTGTTGCGGCGCTCAAGGCCGCGGCTGAAAGCGGTGCACTCGCCACCCTCCCCGGCATGGGTGAAAAAAGCCAAGCCGGAATTCTGGAATCCCTCGCTCAAATGACACATCTTAAAGAACGAGTCCCCTACGCTTTTGCCCTCAAGGAAGCCAAGGAGGTCCTCACCTACTTGGGCACTTCTCCACACTTTGAACAGGCTCAGTATGCGGGGAGTTTGCGCAGAAAAATGAAGACCATTGGCGATATCGACATTCTTGCCACCGGCAAAAATGTTCCTCAAATGATGGAGTTTTTTTTGGCCTACCCTCGCGTCAAACAAGTGCTCGCTGCGGGAGACACCAAATGCAGCGTGGTCCTGGATTCCGAGATGCAGGTGGATCTCCGCGTGGTGGAGCCGGAGTCTTTTGGAGCCGCTCTGTTCTATTTCACCGGTCCCAAACATTTTAATATTCTTGTGCGCACCATCGCCCTCAAACGCGGCTGGAAAATCAATGAATACGGCCTCTACGACGGTGAGAAGAATTTGGCCAGTCGCACTGAAGAAGAAATCTTTGAAAAACTGGGCCTCCCTTATTTAACTCCCGATCAACGGGAGGATTTCAAATAA
- a CDS encoding RsmE family RNA methyltransferase: MQHFILPHPLESEKVRIFDRLTLQQMTKVLRFRKGDKCVLMDGNGTKAKATIEELHSKVAVLHVTERIVEAPPARRLRLYCAISKKPATFELILQKATELRATDLIPLLTERCQVQFLKKQERLNLIIKEACEQCEQPFMPVLHEPLSLEDLLKNPPAGKILAGDPWTYDAKLKDIPLVPTEDLNLVIGPEGGLTPEELSAIRAAGGILFQLGDSVLRMETAALASLAILQYA, encoded by the coding sequence ATGCAACACTTCATCCTTCCCCATCCACTTGAATCTGAAAAAGTGCGCATCTTTGATCGCCTCACGCTGCAGCAAATGACCAAGGTGCTTCGTTTTCGCAAGGGCGATAAATGTGTTTTGATGGATGGCAACGGCACCAAGGCCAAGGCCACGATTGAAGAGCTGCATTCTAAAGTTGCCGTGCTGCATGTCACTGAACGGATTGTGGAGGCTCCCCCCGCGCGGCGCCTCCGCCTGTACTGCGCGATTTCCAAAAAACCCGCGACCTTTGAGCTGATTTTGCAAAAAGCCACCGAGCTCCGTGCCACCGACCTCATTCCGCTCCTCACGGAGCGCTGCCAAGTTCAATTCCTAAAAAAACAGGAACGGCTGAACCTCATTATTAAAGAAGCGTGTGAACAATGTGAGCAGCCTTTTATGCCTGTTCTGCATGAACCGCTCAGCCTTGAAGATTTGCTCAAAAACCCTCCCGCTGGAAAAATACTGGCCGGAGATCCTTGGACTTACGATGCCAAGCTCAAAGACATCCCCCTTGTGCCCACTGAAGATTTGAATTTGGTGATTGGCCCCGAAGGCGGACTGACTCCCGAGGAACTTTCCGCCATTCGCGCTGCTGGAGGCATTTTGTTCCAATTGGGAGATAGCGTGCTGCGAATGGAAACGGCTGCTCTTGCCAGCTTGGCCATCCTTCAATATGCTTAG
- the rsmG gene encoding 16S rRNA (guanine(527)-N(7))-methyltransferase RsmG: MTTLVEVLQKKSAELNLFSAGDRLKLADKHIPDALAILDFCEIQAGDCVADIGTGGGLPGLALAQALPTASFTLMDATAKKITAVEAMAKELDLKNVTGLAGRFEALAHEKTLREHFDFATARAVAELPVLLEYASGFLQVGGSFYAWKSSEYEEELEQSRKAQEVLGLHFVRAHNYVLPGGEARAILEFKKTDRLEAKYPRKDGAPKAKPLV; encoded by the coding sequence ATGACGACCCTCGTTGAAGTTTTACAAAAAAAGAGCGCGGAGCTGAATTTATTTTCGGCCGGTGATCGTTTGAAGCTTGCGGATAAACACATCCCCGATGCTTTGGCGATTTTGGATTTTTGTGAGATTCAGGCCGGGGATTGCGTGGCCGATATTGGAACCGGTGGCGGCCTACCCGGCTTGGCTTTGGCTCAAGCTTTGCCCACGGCATCGTTTACTTTGATGGATGCGACCGCCAAAAAAATCACCGCGGTTGAAGCCATGGCCAAAGAACTGGACTTAAAAAATGTGACGGGGCTTGCGGGCCGTTTTGAGGCCTTGGCTCATGAAAAAACCTTGCGCGAACACTTTGATTTTGCCACCGCGCGAGCCGTGGCGGAACTTCCTGTTTTGCTGGAATACGCCAGCGGATTCTTGCAAGTGGGTGGATCGTTTTACGCATGGAAATCTTCGGAATATGAGGAGGAATTGGAGCAATCGCGGAAGGCTCAGGAAGTTTTAGGCCTCCATTTTGTGCGCGCGCACAACTATGTGCTGCCCGGTGGAGAAGCTCGAGCCATTTTGGAGTTTAAAAAAACAGACCGCCTGGAGGCGAAATACCCTCGAAAGGACGGCGCCCCAAAGGCAAAACCTTTGGTTTAG
- a CDS encoding SET domain-containing protein-lysine N-methyltransferase, which translates to MAAKDLNKDKIVDQGEEGVPELVSRYWRLARSAAKGEIANGNAAFEMAEILHVLFANSGLHPFLSVRSHDPADCDLAMSNISILAENLWLAAQLKFGEENRFYPPDYAEARDQLVDGQTQKLEIKETEKAGQGLHAREAIKEGEIVFVCSGSRRMLTTPYESTELIEVPDIKAKSTRLRRFFYENPNEHHLVSPRNPDSIYPNAICIDQEGMEALIGLRLENPNIKVNIWLDPFEACPLRFLNHSCEPNVKRQADGVTFVAMRSIPPGEQLTCDYSTLEVNPDWKMKCQCGPKCRGTIGGIQSLPAELLQQYGTDLPEFMLDLFKESHPELNRDVLDRIELTRWGMGLIRL; encoded by the coding sequence ATGGCAGCAAAAGACTTAAATAAAGATAAAATAGTAGACCAAGGAGAGGAGGGCGTTCCTGAACTTGTGAGTCGTTATTGGCGTTTAGCCAGGAGTGCGGCCAAAGGAGAAATTGCCAATGGCAATGCCGCATTTGAAATGGCTGAGATTTTGCATGTATTGTTTGCTAACTCGGGGCTCCATCCATTCCTTTCGGTCCGAAGTCACGATCCAGCGGACTGTGACCTCGCCATGAGTAATATCTCTATATTGGCAGAAAATCTATGGTTGGCAGCTCAGCTTAAATTCGGTGAGGAAAACCGTTTTTATCCTCCGGATTACGCTGAAGCGCGAGACCAACTTGTGGATGGACAAACTCAAAAACTTGAAATCAAAGAGACTGAAAAAGCTGGCCAAGGACTTCATGCAAGAGAAGCCATAAAAGAGGGAGAAATTGTATTTGTTTGTTCAGGGAGTCGAAGGATGTTGACTACTCCGTATGAGTCTACCGAATTGATTGAAGTGCCTGATATTAAGGCAAAAAGCACTCGATTACGACGATTTTTTTATGAAAATCCCAACGAGCATCACCTTGTAAGTCCACGCAATCCGGACTCGATCTATCCCAATGCGATCTGTATCGATCAAGAAGGAATGGAAGCTTTGATCGGGCTACGATTGGAGAATCCGAATATCAAAGTCAACATTTGGCTGGATCCCTTTGAAGCATGTCCTTTACGATTTTTAAATCATTCTTGTGAGCCCAATGTAAAACGACAGGCGGATGGGGTGACCTTTGTGGCGATGAGATCCATTCCACCCGGCGAGCAGTTGACTTGTGACTACTCGACCTTGGAGGTGAACCCGGATTGGAAAATGAAGTGTCAATGTGGTCCCAAATGCAGAGGAACTATTGGGGGCATCCAGTCCTTGCCTGCAGAACTGCTGCAGCAGTATGGAACGGACCTTCCAGAGTTTATGTTGGATTTATTTAAGGAATCACACCCTGAGCTGAATCGCGATGTCCTTGACCGAATAGAATTGACTCGATGGGGTATGGGACTGATTCGGCTTTAA